In a single window of the Nicotiana tomentosiformis chromosome 8, ASM39032v3, whole genome shotgun sequence genome:
- the LOC104100637 gene encoding alpha,alpha-trehalose-phosphate synthase [UDP-forming] 5: MVSRSYSNLLDLTSGDSPTFGRGGRKLSRVATVAGVLSELDDENRSNASDAPSSISQERMIIVGNQLPLRAHRRTDGEEGWNFSWDEDSLLLQLKDGLGEDVEVIYVGCLKEEIDPSEQDDVALTLLETFKCVPAFIPPELFSKFYHGFCKQHLWPLFHYMLPLSPDLGGRFDRSLWQAYVSVNKIFADKVMEVISPDDDFVWVHDYHLMVLPTFLRKRFNRVKLGFFLHSPFPSSEIYRTLPVRDEILRALLNSDLIGFHTFDYARHFLSCCSRMLGISYQSKRGYIGLEYYGRTVSIKILPVGIHMGQLRSVLDLRETETRVAELRDKFQGQTVLLGVDDMDIFKGISLKLLAFEQLLSQHPEKRGKMVLVQIANPARGRGKDVQEVRAETYATVKRINQNFGRTGYEPVILVDTPLQFYERIAYYVIAECCLVTAVRDGMNLIPYEYVICRQGTEKLDATLGLNPTAPKKSMLVVSEFIGCSPSLSGAIRVNPWNIDAVAEAMDSALVVSEAEMQMRHEKHYRYVCTHDVAYWAQSFLQDLERACRDHVRRRCWGIGFGLGFRVIALDPSFRKLSVEHIVSAYKRTKNRAILLDYDGTMTVRNSISKGPNAEVVSILNYLCRDPKNIVFIVSGKDTKTLTQWFSSCEALGLAAEHGYFVRPNHDAEWETCVAAVDFYWKQIAEPVMTLYTETTDGSFIDSKESTLVWNYQYADPDFGSCQAKELLDHLESVLANEPVTVKSGQHIVEVKPQGVNKGLVTERLLETMKQKGTVPDFVLCIGDDRSDEDMFEVIMSAVASASLSPVAEVFACTVGQKPSKAKYYLEDTTEILRMLQGLAAASEHSAKNVSLSSQHVIIHRE, translated from the exons ATGGTTTCAAGGTCATATTCCAACTTGCTAGATCTTACTTCTGGTGATTCACCAACATTTGGTAGAGGTGGTAGGAAGCTTTCCAGGGTTGCAACTGTAGCTGGGGTTCTATCTGAGCTTGATGATGAAAATAGAAGTAATGCCTCCGATGCTCCTTCATCGATTTCTCAAGAGCGGATGATAATCGTGGGGAATCAACTCCCTCTTCGAGCACATAGGAGAACAGATGGTGAGGAAGGCTGGAACTTCAGTTGGGATGAAGATTCCCTTCTTTTACAGCTCAAAGATGGTCTTGGAGAAGATGTGGAAGTGATTTACGTCGGCTGTCTCAAAGAAGAAATTGACCCGAGTGAACAAGATGATGTTGCACTAACTTTGCTTGAAACTTTCAAATGTGTCCCAGCTTTCATACCACCTGAGTTGTTCAGTAAATTCTATCATGGTTTCTGCAAACAGCACTTGTGGCCTTTGTTTCACTACATGCTTCCTCTGTCTCCGGATCTTGGTGGTCGATTTGATCGTTCCCTGTGGCAAGCTTATGTCTCAGTGAACAAAATCTTTGCGGACAAAGTAATGGAAGTGATTAGTCCTGATGATGATTTCGTTTGGGTTCATGATTACCATTTAATGGTGCTTCCAACATTCTTGAGGAAGAGGTTTAACAGAGTGAAGCTCGGGTTCTTCCTCCATAGCCCATTTCCATCTTCTGAGATATACCGAACTCTGCCTGTAAGGGATGAAATTCTACGAGCACTCTTGAACTCTGACTTGATAGGCTTTCATACCTTTGATTATGCAAGgcatttcctttcttgttgtaGTAGAATGCTTGGGATTTCATATCAATCTAAACGAGGTTATATAGGACTAGAGTACTATGGCCGCACTGTTAGCATTAAGATTTTACCAGTTGGAATACATATGGGTCAACTTCGATCCGTGCTGGACCTTCGTGAGACAGAGACCAGGGTTGCAGAGCTACGAGATAAATTCCAGGGTCAGACAGTTTTACTTGGAGTTGATGACATGGATATATTCAAAGGAATAAGCTTGAAGCTTTTGGCTTTTGAGCAACTGCTCTCTCAACATCCTGAAAAGAGAGGTAAAATGGTTTTGGTTCAAATTGCAAATCCTGCCAGAGGCCGAGGGAAAGATGTGCAGGAAGTCCGGGCTGAAACTTATGCAACTGTAAAGAGAATTAATCAGAATTTTGGAAGGACTGGCTATGAACCAGTTATCCTGGTTGATACACCTCTTCAGTTCTATGAGCGCATTGCTTACTATGTTATTGCTGAGTGCTGTCTCGTTACTGCAGTAAGGGATGGAATGAACCTAATACCTTACGAATATGTTATATGCCGGCAAGGAACAGAGAAGCTTGATGCTACCTTGGGTTTGAATCCAACAGCACCAAAGAAGAGCATGTTGGTAGTTTCTGAGTTTATTGGTTGCTCTCCATCTCTTAGTGGTGCGATAAGGGTCAACCCGTGGAATATTGATGCTGTTGCTGAGGCTATGGATTCTGCTTTAGTTGTCTCCGAAGCAGAGATGCAGATGCGTCATGAGAAGCACTACAGGTATGTGTGCACTCATGATGTGGCATATTGGGCTCAGAGCTTTTTGCAAGATCTTGAAAGAGCATGTAGGGATCATGTGAGGAGGAGGTGTTggggtattggatttggcttaggGTTCCGTGTGATTGCTTTGGATCCTAGCTTCCGGAAACTGTCAGTTGAGCATATTGTATCTGCTTACAAAAGGACAAAGAACCGGGCAATCCTTTTGGATTATGATGGTACAATGACAGTGAGAAACTCTATCAGCAAGGGTCCAAATGCAGAGGTTGTTAGTATCTTAAACTACTTGTGCAGGGATCCAAAGAATATTGTTTTCATTGTTAGTGGAAAAGACACAAAGACTTTAACTCAGTGGTTTTCTTCGTGCGAAGCACTAGGGCTTGCAGCAGAGCATGGCTATTTTGTGAG GCCAAATCATGATGCCGAATGGGAAACTTGTGTTGCAGCGGTAGATTTTTATTGGAAGCAGATTGCTGAGCCCGTAATGACTCTCTACACAGAAACCACTGATGGTTCTTTCATAGATTCCAAGGAAAGCACGCTTGTTTGGAATTACCAATACGCCGATCCAGATTTTGGCTCATGTCAGGCAAAAGAGCTTCTAGATCACTTGGAAAGCGTTCTTGCAAATGAACCGGTTACTGTCAAGAGTGGCCAGCACATTGTAGAAGTTAAGCCTCAG GGTGTCAACAAAGGTCTTGTAACAGAACGTCTCCTAGAAACGATGAAGCAGAAAGGAACGGTTCCAGATTTTGTGCTCTGCATAGGGGATGATCGATCAGATGAGGATATGTTTGAGGTGATAATGAGTGCTGTAGCAAGTGCCTCACTTTCACCCGTCGCTGAAGTGTTTGCTTGCACGGTTGGCCAGAAACCTAGTAAGGCCAAGTACTATTTGGAGGACACTACTGAGATTCTAAGAATGTTGCAGGGCCTGGCTGCTGCTTCTGAGCATTCTGCTAAAAATGTTTCTCTATCTTCTCAACACGTAATCATTCACCGAGAATAA